CATCGAATGCCTCATAGAATAGGTCAACGTTGCTGACGATGCCATTCGTCCTGAATTCTGCAGGGGAGTGCGGATCGATCTGTAGATACTGTTCTGCAAGCTCGTCGCGCATCTTGGTACGCCAGATGGTCGCGTAGGAAAGGAAGAAGCGCTGCAGTCCGGTGAAGCCGTCAAGCGTCGGAGCACTGTCGAGTGCGTTTCGGATACCCTCGGGGCTTGCGTCTCGAGGCTTGCCCTGGCTCTCTTCCAACGCGAATGCATAGGCCTTCAGCGAGATGTTGACGCCGCCCAAGTCTCCGATGTTCTCGCCTATGGTGAGCGCGCCGTTGACATGCGGAGCACGGTCTGGAGTTTCGGCATATTTGTCAGCGAGCTGCTGTGGAACGAAGGCATTGTATTCCTCGATCAGTGCCTTGGTGCGCTGTTCGAAGTTGCTGCGGTCGCTTTCGGTCCACCAGTCATGCAGCTGGCCGTCGCCGTCATACTTGCTGCCCTGATCATCGAAGCCATGCCCGATCTCATGCCCAATGACTGCTCCGATGCCACCGTAGTTGGCAGCATCCTCTGCATTCGGGTCGAAGAATGGCGGTTGCAGAATTGCAGCCGGGAAGACTATCACGTTAAGCGTTGGCTCATAATACGCATTCACGGTCTGCGGATTCATCAGCCATTCGTCTTTGTCGACGGGCTTGCCAGCCTTGGAAATCTGATAGCCAGTCTCGTAGGCGTTGGCAATGCGCAGATTCGCAATGAGACCGCGGTCTGCACTGACTTTCAATGCCGTATAGTCGCGCCAATGGTTGGTGAATCCGATTTTTGGCGAGAATTTCGCCATCTTGTCGAGCGCCTTCTTCTTGGTGTCTTCGCCAAGCCAGTCACTTGCAGCGATGGAGGATTCGTAAGCCTTGATGAGGTTGCCGACCAATTGTTCCATCTGCTGCTTGCTGCTTGGTGGGAAGTGGCGCAGCACGTATTCGCGTCCCGCCTCTTCTCCGCATGTGGAGTTGACAAGTGCCACACCACGCTTCCAGCGGTCACGCATCTGTGTCGTTCCAGAAAGGGTCTTGCCATAGAAGTCGAACTTTGTCTGTTCGAAGTCGCTGCTCATGAAGGTAGCCCATGCAATAAGCGTATGAACTCTTGCCCAGAGCTTGAGATCTTCCAAATCCGCGCGACTCCACAGGTCGTTGAGACCGGTAAGGAAGCTCGGTTCGTGCACGATGGTATGAGCCATGGCGGTTTTCATGTCAACGGGCTGATCTGCAGCAGTTGAGGTTGCGTTGTATGCGAACTGCCAGGCGGAAACCCATGTCTCGATGTCGAATGAGTCGAGCGTTGAACTCAATTCGTCGAAGGTGGTTGGATTGTATGTCTTATCTTCATCGCGAGTCTCCACGTTGTTCCAGTGGTGCGCTGCAAGATGCGTTTCGAAGGCAAGGAATGCGGCAGCCTTGTCCTGAGCCTCGCTCATAGGTGTCTCCTGATGCGCGAGATGCAGGAGCTTGGCAACCATGTCTGTGTATGATTCGCGAACTGCAGCATAGCGTTCTTCGCGATAGTAGGCCTCGTCGGGCAGTCCCAGACCGCCTTGGGCGATGTGAATGATGTTGCGTCCGGCATCACCGGGATCGCCATAGACGGCAATGTCCAAGAGATCGGGGCCTCCGGTTGGATTCAATGATCCCAATACCTTGGTGAGTTCTGACTTGTCGGCAGCATCCTCGATAACGCTCAGGGCTGAGACAATGGGCTTGATTCCTGCCTGCTCGATAGCTTCGGTGTCAAGGAAACTGTCATACAAAACTGAGGACTTTGGCGCAGGCTTGGATTCGTCCTCGAGGATGTCACGAATCTGCTGTTCGGCGTTCTCTGCCAGCACTGCAAAGGAGCCATATGCCGGCCGGTCTGGTGGGAGCGTATAGGTGTCGATCCAAGGCCCATTCACGAAGCGGAAGAGATCCTGGGTTGGCTTGACTATTGAGGAGAAGGATGTCGGGTCAATCCCTGAATGTAAATCGTGTGTCATAAACCAAAGCGTAGCCACGCAAGGTGACAACACAACAGTTCATGAACGCTTATGTATTGCACGATGTACTGCCCGGTTGCTTGCATCTGTGGCATGCGTGCGTGCTTGCCAGCGGGCTTATTGCCAAGGCATTATGCGCGATTATACGATTATGATGGGCAAGGGGCGAGGTACCATACATACTATCCGACTATTGAGAAAGATTATCAAGTGATAGAACTGAAGACACCAGATGAAATCAAGGCCATGAGGCCAGCTGGGAAATTCGTAGGCGATATTCTCAAGAATCTGCGCGAGAGCACACATCCCGGAACAAACCTGCTGGAAATAGACGATTATGTGCGCCGCCGCATCGAAGAGCGCAAGGGGGCGGTATCGTGCTACGTCGATTATGCGCCTGACTTTGGAACGGGACCTTTTGCACATTATATCTGTGCATCAGTCAACGACGCTGTGCTGCACGGCGTACCGTATGATTACACGCTGAAGAACGGCGACCTACTGTCACTCGATCTTGCGATCACAGTAGACGGCTGGGTTGGAGACTCTGCAATCAGCTTCATCGTTGGCGAGCAGAAGGATCCCGAAGATCTACGACTGATTAAGACCACCGTCGACGCTCTGCGCGCAGGTATCTCTCAGGCAGTGCCGGGCAATCGTCTGGGCGATGTGTCTGCGGCAATCGGAGATGTCGCGCACGAACAGGGATATACGGTCAATCTGGAATTCGGCGGTCATGGCGTTGGCCATATCATGCATGGCGACCCTCACGTTGCCAATGATGGCAAGGCCCACCACGGCTATAAGCTTCGTTCGGGTCTGGTCATTGCCATTGAGCCATGGTTCCTCAGGACCACCGATGAAATCGTTCAGGATCAGCGCGATGGATGGACGCTTCGTTCCGCCGACGGTTCTCGTGGAGCCCATACCGAGCACACCATCGCGATTACCGACGACGGTCCAATCATTCTTACCCGCCGCGATGAGGACGATGCAGCGATTCCCGATAACGCGCGATAGTCTGAGATAGCTGTCAAACCATGTGTCGAGCCCCGCATAGGTGCAGTGACCATGGTTTCAGCCAACAAGGTTTCAGCCTGATACTGTGCATCATGCGGCAATGCAGTGAAATCTCGCGATAGCACACCAGCGGTGCCACTATGCGCTGCCGAATACGGTTTTGAGATGCCAGTTGATAGATGTAACAATCTTTCTGGTAGGATGTCGTGTTCAGTAGCGCACAGCTATGCGTGACGAACTATTCGCGAAATATCGCCCGCGACTGTATCTTTTCGCAGAGGATACGCACGAGAAGCTGGAGGCTCATTATGACCATTGCCAATCTGGACGTTGATTCCGATTCATTCAAGCTCCCCGTCGTTAAGGCCACGTGTGGCCCAGACGGGATTGTCGTTTCCACATTGAGGAACGATGGCTGGGTCACGCTTGATCCAGGATTTCTCACCACAGCCCAATGCGAATCGAAGATCACCTTCATCGATGGCAATCGCTCGATTCTGAGATATCGCGGCTATCCCATCGAGCAGCTGTGCGAGCAATCCAACTTTCTTGAGGTGGCATGGCTGTTGCAGAAGGGGTCCCTGCCTTCGCGCTCGGAGTATGAGCATTATCGTGAGGGTGTCCTGAAGCATACGATGGTTGGCGAGGATTTCCGGACCTTGCTCGGCTCCTTCCCGCGCAATGCGCATCCCATGAGTGTGCTCGCCTCGTCAGTCAACGCATTGGCGACATTCTGCCCAGACACCTGCGACATCAACGATGAGGATCAACTCGACGCTGCTGCGGCAATCATCATGGCCAAAGTGCGAACCATCGTGTCATTGATTCATCGACGCCGCCGTAACGAACCGCTGCTCTATCCAGACATCACCCGCGGATATGTCGATGATTTCCTTCGCATGAGCTTTGCCGTGCCATACCAGCCCTTCGAATCGGATCAGCTGATGGTAGAGGCTTTGGACAAACTGCTGATCATTCACGCAGACCATGAGCAGAACTGCTCCACGTCGGTTGTGCGCATCGCTGCCTCGGCTCATGCCAATCTGTATTCTGCCATTGCGGCGGGAATCAACGCTCTTTCCGGCCCCCTGCATGGCGGGGCGAACGAAGCGGTACTGAAGCAGCTCGAAGAGATTAAGAATTCAGGCATGTGCGTGCGCCAGTTCGTTGAGGATTCGAAGAAGGAAGGACGCCGGATTTCGGGGCTGGGACATCGCGTATATAAGTCCTTCGATCCGCGTGCCAAGATAGCGAAGCAGTGGCTTACCCGAATCATGAGCGAGCGATCATTCAACCCGCAGAGCGAAGACCGTGAGCTCTTCGATGTTGCGAACGAACTCGAAGACATAGCCCTTCACGACGAGTATTTCATATCGCGGCATCTTTATCCGAATGTGGACTTCTATACAGGGTTACTGTACAAGGCCATAGGATTTGATTCGGAAATGTTCACCACACTGTTTGCGCTCGGTCGCATTCCGGGCTGGATTGCCCAGTACCGAGAGCTGCTCAAAGATCCGATGACGAAGATAGGACGTCCGCGCCAGGTGTATACCGGCGAACCCCAGCGCGACTACGTTCCCATCGATAATCGTTAATCGATAATCATTACATGCGATGTCTCAGGCATTCGAGTGCAGCTGAGCGTTCAGCTCGATGCCTGTTGCTCGACTTCTCGCCTCAATCGCTCCGGTCACGGAGTTACGGATGAACAGAATGTGATCCTTGCCGCTCAACTCAGCACCCTTGACCACGTCAAGTGGCTGTCCGGCCGCAAGCTTTGCCTTGTCGTAGATCGTCACCTTGGTTCCAGCCGTCACATAGAGCCCAGCCTCCACGATGCACTCGTCGCCGAGCGAAATGCCGACGCCGGCATTGGCACCCAGCAGCGAATGCTTGCCTATCGTGACGCGATGCTTGCCGCCGCCCGAGAGCGTTCCCATGATGGAAGATCCGCCACCAATGTCGGATCCGTCTCCAACGACCACTCCCTGTGAGATGCGGCCTTCGACCATGGATGT
This Bifidobacterium sp. WK041_4_12 DNA region includes the following protein-coding sequences:
- a CDS encoding M13 family metallopeptidase, whose product is MTHDLHSGIDPTSFSSIVKPTQDLFRFVNGPWIDTYTLPPDRPAYGSFAVLAENAEQQIRDILEDESKPAPKSSVLYDSFLDTEAIEQAGIKPIVSALSVIEDAADKSELTKVLGSLNPTGGPDLLDIAVYGDPGDAGRNIIHIAQGGLGLPDEAYYREERYAAVRESYTDMVAKLLHLAHQETPMSEAQDKAAAFLAFETHLAAHHWNNVETRDEDKTYNPTTFDELSSTLDSFDIETWVSAWQFAYNATSTAADQPVDMKTAMAHTIVHEPSFLTGLNDLWSRADLEDLKLWARVHTLIAWATFMSSDFEQTKFDFYGKTLSGTTQMRDRWKRGVALVNSTCGEEAGREYVLRHFPPSSKQQMEQLVGNLIKAYESSIAASDWLGEDTKKKALDKMAKFSPKIGFTNHWRDYTALKVSADRGLIANLRIANAYETGYQISKAGKPVDKDEWLMNPQTVNAYYEPTLNVIVFPAAILQPPFFDPNAEDAANYGGIGAVIGHEIGHGFDDQGSKYDGDGQLHDWWTESDRSNFEQRTKALIEEYNAFVPQQLADKYAETPDRAPHVNGALTIGENIGDLGGVNISLKAYAFALEESQGKPRDASPEGIRNALDSAPTLDGFTGLQRFFLSYATIWRTKMRDELAEQYLQIDPHSPAEFRTNGIVSNVDLFYEAFDVKATDGMWIEPEHRVRIW
- the map gene encoding type I methionyl aminopeptidase, which encodes MIELKTPDEIKAMRPAGKFVGDILKNLRESTHPGTNLLEIDDYVRRRIEERKGAVSCYVDYAPDFGTGPFAHYICASVNDAVLHGVPYDYTLKNGDLLSLDLAITVDGWVGDSAISFIVGEQKDPEDLRLIKTTVDALRAGISQAVPGNRLGDVSAAIGDVAHEQGYTVNLEFGGHGVGHIMHGDPHVANDGKAHHGYKLRSGLVIAIEPWFLRTTDEIVQDQRDGWTLRSADGSRGAHTEHTIAITDDGPIILTRRDEDDAAIPDNAR
- a CDS encoding citrate synthase; its protein translation is MTIANLDVDSDSFKLPVVKATCGPDGIVVSTLRNDGWVTLDPGFLTTAQCESKITFIDGNRSILRYRGYPIEQLCEQSNFLEVAWLLQKGSLPSRSEYEHYREGVLKHTMVGEDFRTLLGSFPRNAHPMSVLASSVNALATFCPDTCDINDEDQLDAAAAIIMAKVRTIVSLIHRRRRNEPLLYPDITRGYVDDFLRMSFAVPYQPFESDQLMVEALDKLLIIHADHEQNCSTSVVRIAASAHANLYSAIAAGINALSGPLHGGANEAVLKQLEEIKNSGMCVRQFVEDSKKEGRRISGLGHRVYKSFDPRAKIAKQWLTRIMSERSFNPQSEDRELFDVANELEDIALHDEYFISRHLYPNVDFYTGLLYKAIGFDSEMFTTLFALGRIPGWIAQYRELLKDPMTKIGRPRQVYTGEPQRDYVPIDNR